The genomic interval CGGGTGTCCGCGGCCAGCGTGAATTGCGGCACCAGCAGCAGCTCGCCGCCGATGTCCGCCAGCGACAGGTTCATTTTGCCCTGCGCATCCGGGAACACGCGGTATCCCAGGATGCGGTCGAGCAGGCGTCGGGCGGTCGCTTCATCGTCGTGTTTCTCGACGCCGAGCAGCACCAGCAAACCGCGCCCGATTTGCCCCACGGTATGTTCCTCGACCGCCACGCTCGCCTGGCTGACGCGCTGTATCAATCCAATCATGTTCTTCGACCGTTTCTGGAATACTCCCCGAGAGGCATATCATGCCCAATTCCGACTCGCCGCAACAGTCAATGCGGGGAAAATGCTTCAACCCTGGCCATAAGCGCTGAAGTGCTCATGGCCGCCGCCATCAAATGGATTCAGCCGAAAAATATCCCATGATCTCTGCTTCCGGCTTTTATGCTAATCTTTCGTCATGTCTAACTTAATATCTGGAAACAAGGAGATCGAAATGACCAAATCCCTTCTGGTGCTCGCTGTTTCATCCGCATTCGTCTGCTCCTCCGCACTTGCAGGCATTGTTACCACTTACAACCTTGTCGGAACCACCGGCGGCGCCACTAGCCAAACGGAAACACGGGCTTATGCCGGCCTCAAGTGGAGTGTTGAAGGCGGTGCAACGCCTTCCCTGGTGCTGGGCGCAATGCGCGCCAGGATCAGCTCCGGCGGCAATACCGAAGGGGCCAACCTGGCACTCAGCATCAACCTCGCCGGCGGCGTAAAGCCCGCCAGCATCAAGCTGGGCTACTTGAACGGCAAGGAAGACTTCCAGGGCGAACTGGGCGTGGGCTACAACTTTCTCAAAGCCACCCCGCTGGTCGGCTTCGGCGTGAATGCGCCATATGCAAATCTCGGTGCCGACTGGTCTTATGGCAACGGGTTCGACCCCTTTGCGATCATTCACACCCATGGCAAATTCGGCAAACCGGCTGCAGCCAGCACTCAGACGTGTACACCGGTAAGCGGCTTCACCGGCGCATTCACCGATGCTGCCTGCACCAACCCGAATATCCTTTAGTACCGGGCCTGTTTCCGGGAGACTATTCGCAGTGCCAGCCAGCCAAGCACGCCGACGATTACTCAAGATCATCGGCGTGTTTTTTATTCGCTATGCGTTCGACGCTGGTCCTGCCCTGGCATCCGCAACGACAGGACTTGAGCGAAGCACTTTCGCGGCTTTTCTGGATATGCTGCTGCCTCGCGACGAATTCAGCGGCTCCGCAACAGACCTTCACGTGGACGAAAAACTCTGGGAAGTTTCCAGATCCGACCCGCGCTTCAGGCGCCTGATCGGACTCGGCTGCCAGTGGCTGAACATGACGGGCGGCCCGCCGTTCGCGGCTCTTTCAGGCGAACAGCAATACGCCCTGGTTGACTGGATGGCCCATTCCGACTTCGATCAGGTACCGAGGCGATTCTACGAACTGGTGCGCGAGGCAGCCATCGAGATGTACTACAGCCAACCGGAGGCCTGGCATGGGCTATCCATCCAGAATCCGCCGCAACCCCTGGGTTACAAACCGCCATGGCCGTAAAAAAACGCTTTGACGCTGTCGTCGTCGGCGCTGGCGCAGGCGGCGCGGCCGCCGCCTGGAGATTGTGCGAGCAAGGCTTGCATGTCCTGATTCTCGAGGCGGGGCCACGCTTCAATCCAGGTGCGGATTACAGGCTCCATCGTCCGGACTGGGAGAGATTTCTTTTTCCCGATCCCGCCGGCAGCAGGGGGGATTTCACGATAGGCACGCTGGGCCGCCTGGACCCGGCAGACGAGGAATTGCGCTCCTGGAATCGGGCCTCCGGTCCATTGGTTCGCGGAAACATGCGACAAGCTGCCAATCCCGGCTATTGGCACGTCCAAGGGGTCGGCGGGTCGACGCTCCACTTCGTCGGCGAGTCCCACCGTATGCACCCCGATGCGATGAAATTGGCCAGCCAGCATGGCGCCGGCTGTGATTGGCCGCTGGACTATGCCGGCCTGGAGCCTTATTACACGCTTTGCGAGAACCTGGTCGGCGTTGCCGGCCCTGCCGAGCAGGGCGCTCGCTGGCGGAGCCAGCCTTACCCTTTGCCGCCCCACCCCCCGAGCCCATCCGCACGGAAACTGCTGGCAGCCGGTCGCCGGCTGAACATGAAATGGCAGGAGAACTCGCGCGCAGCGCTCTCCATGCCGTTCGACGGGCGCCCTGCCTGCAACTATTGCGGGAACTGCAGCCGCGGCTGCCC from Sulfurimicrobium lacus carries:
- a CDS encoding gluconate 2-dehydrogenase subunit 3 family protein; the protein is MPASQARRRLLKIIGVFFIRYAFDAGPALASATTGLERSTFAAFLDMLLPRDEFSGSATDLHVDEKLWEVSRSDPRFRRLIGLGCQWLNMTGGPPFAALSGEQQYALVDWMAHSDFDQVPRRFYELVREAAIEMYYSQPEAWHGLSIQNPPQPLGYKPPWP
- the dtd gene encoding D-aminoacyl-tRNA deacylase, whose protein sequence is MIGLIQRVSQASVAVEEHTVGQIGRGLLVLLGVEKHDDEATARRLLDRILGYRVFPDAQGKMNLSLADIGGELLLVPQFTLAADTRKGTRPSFSSAAAPEMGKSLFEDFVAAARECHGKVATGVFGADMQVSLVNDGPVTFWLQVGAKGAES